ATATTCGGCTAATTTATAAGAGAAACCTACAGGGTCATTTAGTTTTATTAATCCTGAAATAATAAATAGTAATCCTACGAAAATCCTAGAGAATTGAGTAATTAAGTTTTTCATTATTTTCCTTTAAAATTCATTAATATAAGTGCAAAAATCGAATAGTTAATCATATCTTGATAATTGGCATCAATTCCTTCAGATACGATGGTTTTCCCTTTATTATCTTCTATTTGTTTTACTCGAAGTAATTTTTGTAAAATTAAATCGGTCAAAGAACTCACACGCATTTCACGCCAAGCTTCACCGTAGTCATGATTTTTGGCTTCCATTAATTCTTTGGTTAATTTAATTTGGGCATCATATAATTCGGTAGCTTTTTCAACATTCAAATCAGGTTGGTCGACTACGCCCAATTCTAATTGAATTAATGCCATTATCGAATAGTTGATAATTCCTATGAATTCACCGGTTTCATCTTCGTCGACTTTACGGATTTCATTTTCTTGTAAACTTCTAATTCTTTGTGCTTTGATGAAAATTTGATCGGTTAATGATGGCAGTCTTAATATGCGCCAAGCACTTCCATAATCTTTCATTTTATTGATAAATAGTGATCGACAAATTGCGACTATGTTATCATATT
The Flavobacterium sp. WC2421 genome window above contains:
- a CDS encoding DUF1599 domain-containing protein; protein product: MKNTSQEYDNIVAICRSLFINKMKDYGSAWRILRLPSLTDQIFIKAQRIRSLQENEIRKVDEDETGEFIGIINYSIMALIQLELGVVDQPDLNVEKATELYDAQIKLTKELMEAKNHDYGEAWREMRVSSLTDLILQKLLRVKQIEDNKGKTIVSEGIDANYQDMINYSIFALILMNFKGK